A stretch of Nitrospira sp. DNA encodes these proteins:
- a CDS encoding uracil-DNA glycosylase, translating to MATTPLQDLAASLHDCQRCKLAKLGRSQVVFGVGNPHADIMFVGEAPGFNEDQKGEPFVGAAGKLLNDLLQSANLSRDQIYIANVIKCRPPNNRDPEPDEVETCKPFLLQQIQLIRPKLVCTLGNWATQTLLERKVGITKVKAQAFYLKDFVLFPLLHPAAALHQGNLLPTLKEDFKKLKEFLDKHTKPAEPAPGKPATGPTLQIDSPTPEQTSLF from the coding sequence ATGGCCACCACTCCACTACAAGATCTTGCCGCCTCCCTTCACGATTGCCAGCGCTGCAAACTGGCCAAACTGGGGCGCAGCCAGGTGGTATTCGGCGTCGGCAATCCACACGCCGACATTATGTTCGTGGGGGAAGCGCCGGGATTCAACGAGGATCAGAAGGGCGAGCCCTTCGTCGGCGCGGCGGGAAAGCTCTTAAACGATCTCCTGCAATCTGCGAACTTGTCGCGCGATCAGATCTACATCGCCAACGTCATCAAGTGCCGTCCGCCGAATAACCGCGATCCGGAGCCGGATGAAGTCGAGACCTGCAAGCCGTTTTTGCTCCAGCAGATTCAGTTGATCCGGCCCAAGTTGGTCTGCACGCTCGGCAATTGGGCCACGCAGACCTTGCTGGAACGAAAAGTGGGGATTACCAAGGTGAAGGCCCAGGCCTTTTATCTGAAAGACTTCGTGCTCTTCCCGCTGCTGCACCCGGCGGCGGCGCTGCACCAAGGGAATCTGCTGCCGACCTTGAAAGAAGATTTCAAGAAGTTGAAGGAGTTTCTCGACAAACACACGAAACCGGCTGAACCAGCACCCGGCAAGCCAGCAACAGGCCCGACCCTACAAATCGACTCGCCGACTCCGGAACAGACCAGCCTGTTCTGA
- a CDS encoding DUF423 domain-containing protein: MASSRSLQSVTALGCLLAGLSVAAGAFGAHMLKNMLEPPMLAVFETAARYQMYHSLGMVAAGVAGRAFDCPGVARAGWCFAAGMLLFCGSLYGVSLLGIRWLGAITPIGGLAFITGWSLLGWSVWRGTVVSQE, translated from the coding sequence ATGGCATCATCACGGTCGTTGCAGTCTGTCACCGCGCTGGGGTGTCTCTTGGCCGGGCTGTCCGTGGCCGCAGGCGCCTTTGGCGCGCATATGCTGAAGAATATGCTGGAGCCGCCGATGCTGGCGGTCTTTGAAACCGCGGCGCGCTATCAGATGTACCATTCGCTTGGGATGGTGGCCGCGGGTGTGGCCGGACGGGCGTTCGATTGCCCAGGCGTGGCGCGGGCGGGTTGGTGTTTTGCCGCAGGGATGCTCCTGTTTTGCGGGAGCCTCTACGGCGTCTCGTTGTTGGGCATTCGCTGGCTTGGTGCGATCACGCCGATCGGGGGCCTGGCCTTTATCACCGGCTGGAGTCTTTTGGGCTGGTCTGTCTGGCGTGGGACGGTGGTCTCGCAAGAGTGA
- a CDS encoding dienelactone hydrolase family protein: MTTTHSAPFTLEQIGTGAARFPSGVPIPTHSDQMVDPYFKTRMPKEHQIDSLLFWPQDKNIYPGLVLLHDQWGLTGQMKDLGARLACEGYVVVIPNLYGRLGGMVTANDEVAEALRAKINDTLVLQDINSCCEYLNTRDFAKRNIHGVVGYGMGGSLALRFAAQRKRLRATVAYYGKAPQPRELMKDVQSPILYHQAGQDTWATADDAEQLRAAAAEYGKKVEIQTYPDAPHAFCNEMKRDSYRPEPTAAAWERTALFLKTCFQGT, encoded by the coding sequence ATGACGACCACACATTCGGCCCCCTTTACGCTGGAACAAATCGGAACCGGGGCCGCCCGCTTCCCAAGTGGCGTGCCGATCCCAACCCATTCGGATCAGATGGTCGATCCCTATTTCAAAACGCGGATGCCCAAAGAGCACCAAATCGACAGTCTTCTGTTCTGGCCGCAAGACAAAAACATCTATCCCGGACTCGTGCTCCTCCATGACCAATGGGGGCTGACCGGACAGATGAAGGATTTGGGCGCACGCCTGGCCTGCGAAGGCTATGTCGTCGTGATCCCCAACCTCTACGGCCGCCTGGGCGGCATGGTCACGGCCAACGACGAAGTGGCTGAAGCCTTGAGGGCCAAAATCAACGATACCCTGGTGCTGCAGGACATCAACTCCTGCTGCGAATATCTCAATACACGCGACTTTGCCAAACGGAACATTCACGGAGTCGTCGGCTACGGCATGGGCGGCTCCCTCGCCCTGCGCTTTGCCGCGCAGCGGAAGCGCCTGCGCGCCACCGTCGCCTATTACGGAAAAGCGCCCCAGCCGCGCGAGCTGATGAAGGACGTCCAATCCCCGATCCTCTACCATCAAGCGGGACAAGACACCTGGGCCACCGCCGACGATGCCGAGCAACTGCGCGCCGCCGCCGCGGAATACGGCAAGAAAGTCGAGATCCAGACCTATCCGGATGCGCCCCATGCCTTCTGCAACGAGATGAAGCGCGACAGCTACCGGCCTGAGCCGACCGCGGCCGCATGGGAACGGACCGCCCTCTTTCTCAAAACCTGTTTCCAAGGAACGTGA
- a CDS encoding Gfo/Idh/MocA family oxidoreductase, translated as MSSTHSIGLGLIGAGRHGIRYARHILQDIPDARLHAVCRQHPAQGLDLSGSESVRMYGSVKELIADPQVQAVIVVTPPILHKEICLAAVAAGKPVLIEKPLATTYQDACTMVEAAVKAGVPLMTAQTLRFDQTIQWLRAAKPTIGRSHHLVLTSRIETKGRDATHADGYGKRGALLEFGVHLLDLVRYVTGEEIRAVRCLMDRLPPAAPETLAMVHLLTDGGTQCAIEVARVAAGRVGRVEWIGSEGQLTADWSNRQLRSIVPAAAGEEQTVPPSQTVLVTIREFLRALEQHRPMPITGEDGCRAVELAEACYRSAEAGGSPVTLPLAS; from the coding sequence ATGTCGTCAACGCATTCGATCGGTCTTGGGCTCATCGGCGCCGGCCGCCATGGCATTCGCTATGCCCGCCACATCCTCCAGGATATTCCAGATGCCAGGCTGCACGCAGTCTGCCGGCAGCATCCTGCTCAGGGACTGGATCTTTCCGGCAGCGAGTCTGTCAGGATGTATGGATCGGTCAAGGAATTGATCGCCGACCCGCAGGTTCAGGCGGTCATCGTCGTGACGCCGCCGATTCTGCACAAGGAAATCTGTCTGGCGGCGGTGGCGGCGGGCAAGCCGGTGCTGATCGAGAAACCGCTGGCGACGACCTATCAAGACGCCTGCACGATGGTCGAGGCGGCGGTGAAGGCCGGCGTTCCGCTCATGACGGCGCAGACGCTGCGGTTTGATCAGACGATTCAATGGCTGCGGGCGGCCAAGCCCACGATCGGCCGTTCCCATCATCTTGTGCTGACGAGCCGGATTGAAACAAAGGGGCGCGATGCCACGCATGCCGATGGGTATGGCAAGCGGGGGGCGTTGCTGGAGTTCGGCGTGCATCTGCTGGATTTGGTCCGCTATGTGACGGGGGAGGAGATCCGTGCCGTGCGCTGTCTGATGGACCGGCTTCCGCCGGCCGCTCCGGAGACCTTGGCCATGGTGCATCTTCTCACGGACGGTGGCACGCAATGCGCCATCGAGGTGGCTCGTGTGGCCGCCGGACGTGTGGGACGCGTGGAATGGATTGGGTCAGAGGGGCAGCTGACGGCTGATTGGAGCAACCGCCAGCTGCGCTCGATTGTGCCGGCCGCCGCCGGTGAGGAGCAGACGGTCCCCCCGAGCCAGACCGTACTGGTCACGATCAGGGAGTTTCTGCGGGCGTTGGAACAGCACAGGCCTATGCCGATTACCGGCGAAGACGGGTGCCGTGCCGTGGAACTGGCAGAAGCCTGCTACCGGTCCGCAGAGGCCGGAGGAAGTCCGGTGACCTTGCCGCTGGCCAGCTAG
- a CDS encoding Lrp/AsnC ligand binding domain-containing protein, which translates to MATRAYILIKVKAGKTKDVVQALKKIPGVEQAHSCFGRPDIFVFISVQDERSLSDVVITKVHSIDGVEETDTHIVAEG; encoded by the coding sequence ATGGCAACCAGGGCGTACATTCTGATCAAGGTGAAGGCGGGAAAAACGAAAGACGTCGTGCAGGCGTTGAAAAAGATCCCCGGCGTTGAACAGGCCCATTCCTGCTTCGGCCGGCCGGACATCTTTGTGTTCATCAGTGTCCAAGACGAGCGGTCACTGTCGGACGTGGTTATTACCAAGGTCCATTCCATTGACGGGGTCGAAGAGACCGATACCCATATCGTCGCGGAAGGCTAG
- a CDS encoding YifB family Mg chelatase-like AAA ATPase codes for MLAKVASAALVGLDAHLVDVEVDISGGLPQFSVVGLPDATVRESRDRVRAALKNTGFHFPAKRITVNLAPAGIKKEGSGLDLAIAIGILVAEDIIPQAALDRRVLLGELSLDGRIKPIVGALSFGLACRKGYELLLPAENGPEAALVEGVTAYPIHTLPEAVEFLKGAHALLPSVSNRMHLESLRPAEDEDYADVRGQDHAKRALEVAAAGGHNLLMIGPPGSGKTMLARRLPSILPIMELDEAIETTRVHSVAGQLAPERPLLMVRPFRAPHHSISDAGLVGGGAVPKPGEVSLAHNGVLFLDESPEFKRPVLEGLRQPLEDGHVTLTRASGSLRYPARFMLIAAMNPCPCGYYGDRSRPCVCTVPQIRRYRAKLSGPLLDRLDLHLEVPPVPVRELRTEQPPSESSAAIRARVLAARERQRARYTSDGIYTNAQLKPRLVKRYCGLSTAPQELLEQAMARLHLSARAHGRILRVARTIADLAAAEKIEVAHIAEAIQYRALDRTIEG; via the coding sequence ATGCTGGCCAAGGTCGCGAGCGCTGCGCTCGTTGGTCTCGATGCCCATTTGGTTGACGTCGAAGTCGATATCTCCGGAGGGCTCCCGCAATTTTCCGTGGTGGGCCTGCCGGACGCGACGGTCCGGGAGAGCCGGGATCGTGTCCGCGCCGCGCTGAAGAATACCGGGTTTCATTTTCCCGCCAAACGCATCACCGTCAATCTCGCTCCTGCCGGAATCAAAAAAGAAGGCTCCGGCCTGGATCTGGCCATCGCCATCGGCATCTTGGTGGCGGAGGACATCATTCCGCAAGCTGCGCTCGACCGGCGGGTCCTGCTGGGGGAGCTCTCGCTCGATGGCCGGATCAAGCCGATTGTGGGGGCCTTGTCGTTTGGGTTGGCGTGCCGCAAGGGCTATGAGCTTCTGCTGCCGGCGGAGAATGGGCCTGAGGCGGCGCTCGTCGAGGGGGTGACGGCCTATCCCATCCATACCCTTCCTGAGGCGGTCGAGTTTCTGAAAGGGGCGCACGCGTTGTTGCCGTCCGTCTCGAATCGGATGCATCTGGAGTCGCTTCGCCCGGCGGAGGATGAAGACTATGCCGATGTGCGGGGGCAGGATCATGCCAAGCGGGCGTTGGAAGTGGCGGCGGCCGGCGGCCACAATCTGCTGATGATCGGCCCGCCGGGATCCGGCAAGACGATGCTGGCGAGGCGGCTGCCATCCATCTTGCCCATCATGGAATTGGATGAAGCGATTGAAACGACGCGAGTGCACAGTGTGGCGGGGCAACTGGCGCCGGAGCGGCCCCTGCTCATGGTGCGGCCCTTTCGGGCGCCGCACCACAGTATTTCCGATGCGGGCCTGGTCGGCGGGGGAGCCGTTCCCAAACCGGGTGAAGTGTCGTTGGCCCACAATGGGGTGCTGTTCCTCGATGAATCGCCTGAGTTCAAGCGGCCGGTGCTGGAGGGCTTGCGGCAGCCCCTCGAAGACGGGCATGTGACTCTGACGAGAGCCAGCGGGTCCTTGCGCTATCCCGCCCGGTTTATGCTGATCGCCGCGATGAATCCCTGTCCCTGCGGGTATTACGGCGACCGGTCGCGCCCCTGCGTCTGCACCGTGCCGCAGATCCGCCGCTACCGGGCGAAACTCTCCGGTCCCTTGTTAGACCGGCTGGATCTTCATTTAGAGGTGCCGCCGGTGCCGGTGCGGGAGCTGCGGACTGAACAGCCGCCCAGCGAAAGCTCCGCCGCCATTCGCGCGCGCGTACTGGCCGCCCGCGAGCGCCAGCGGGCCCGCTACACGTCCGATGGCATCTATACAAATGCCCAGTTGAAGCCCAGACTCGTGAAGCGGTATTGTGGACTGTCCACCGCGCCCCAGGAACTCCTGGAACAGGCCATGGCGAGGCTGCATTTGTCCGCGCGCGCGCACGGACGGATTTTGCGGGTGGCCAGGACGATTGCCGATCTCGCGGCCGCGGAGAAGATCGAGGTCGCGCATATCGCCGAAGCGATTCAATATCGGGCGCTCGATCGGACCATTGAGGGATAA
- the clpB gene encoding ATP-dependent chaperone ClpB has protein sequence MDMNRMTVKLQDALQAASSHAMRRNHQGIDVEHVLLALLEQEGGTTSALLEQAGVAVSAARQAAEQALNKLPQVQGATGSPGQIHVTSRLSQVLAKAEDERTALKDDYLSVEHLLLAMVQEGGIFKKLGVTRDRLLAGLQQVRGNQRVTSQDPESTYQSLEKYGRDLTKLAGQGKLDPVIGRDDEIRRVIQILSRRTKNNPVLIGEPGVGKTAIVEGLAIRIIKGDVPEGLKHKRVIALDMGALVAGAKFRGEFEERLKAVLKEIQSSQGQILLFIDELHTVVGAGAAEGSMDAANLLKPMLARGELHLIGATTLDEYRKHIEKDAALERRFQTVLVDQPSVEDTVSILRGLKERYEIHHGVRIKDGALVAAAKLSHRYIADRFLPDKAIDLVDEAAARLRTEIDSLPAELDEVSRKVLQLEIEREALKKEKDQASAARLTALESELADKQRTGQALKTQWESEKASVGHLRKIREAIEAVKLKIEQAERAYDLNRVAELRYGELPRLERELAVEQTSLGKKQHENRLLKEEVDEDEIAAVVSRWTGIPVSRLMEGESDKLLKLEDLLHQRVVGQDEGVRAVADAVLRARSGIKDPNRPIGSFLFLGPTGVGKTELARALASVLFDDENNLIRIDMSEYMEKHTVARLIGAPPGYVGFEEGGQLTEAVRRRPFCVVLFDEIEKAHHDVFNVLLQVLDDGRLTDSQGRTVDFKNTVLIMTSNIGSPQILESQQTGATYEQMREVVMGELRQHFRPEFLNRVDEAVVFHPLASAQLVKIVGIQLERLKARLAERRITLAISAAALAHLGERGYDPVYGARPLKRLIQQELETPLARLLVKGELRDGDTASVDMKEQGLVIIPTVTAEG, from the coding sequence ATGGATATGAATCGGATGACGGTGAAGCTGCAGGACGCCTTACAGGCCGCGTCTTCCCATGCCATGCGGCGCAACCATCAAGGAATTGATGTCGAACATGTGTTACTCGCCTTGCTGGAGCAGGAAGGGGGAACGACATCCGCCTTGTTGGAACAAGCAGGGGTTGCCGTATCTGCCGCGCGGCAAGCGGCCGAGCAGGCGCTGAATAAACTGCCCCAGGTACAAGGCGCCACCGGCAGCCCGGGGCAAATCCATGTCACCAGCCGGCTCAGCCAGGTCCTCGCGAAGGCGGAAGACGAGCGCACCGCGTTGAAAGACGACTATCTCAGCGTGGAACATCTCCTGCTCGCCATGGTGCAGGAAGGCGGCATCTTCAAGAAGCTGGGTGTGACCAGAGACCGTCTGTTAGCCGGACTGCAACAGGTGCGCGGCAATCAGCGCGTGACCAGCCAGGATCCGGAAAGCACCTACCAATCGCTCGAAAAATACGGCCGCGACCTGACCAAGCTGGCGGGGCAAGGGAAACTCGATCCCGTGATCGGCCGGGACGACGAAATCCGCCGGGTGATCCAAATTCTCTCCCGCCGAACGAAAAACAATCCGGTCCTGATCGGCGAACCGGGCGTCGGCAAAACCGCCATCGTCGAAGGGCTGGCCATCCGCATTATTAAAGGCGATGTGCCGGAAGGCTTGAAACACAAGCGGGTCATCGCGCTCGACATGGGCGCGTTGGTCGCGGGCGCAAAATTCCGGGGCGAGTTTGAAGAACGGCTCAAAGCCGTCTTGAAGGAAATCCAATCGTCACAGGGACAAATCCTCCTGTTCATCGACGAGCTGCATACCGTCGTGGGCGCCGGCGCGGCCGAAGGGTCCATGGATGCGGCCAATCTGTTGAAGCCGATGCTCGCCCGCGGCGAGCTGCACCTGATCGGGGCCACCACGCTCGACGAATATCGCAAACATATCGAAAAAGATGCGGCGCTCGAACGGCGGTTCCAAACGGTCTTGGTCGATCAACCGTCCGTTGAGGATACGGTGTCCATTCTCCGCGGCCTCAAAGAACGTTACGAAATCCACCACGGCGTGCGCATCAAGGACGGCGCCCTCGTCGCCGCCGCGAAGCTGTCGCATCGCTATATCGCGGACCGGTTCCTCCCGGACAAAGCCATCGACCTGGTCGATGAAGCGGCGGCCAGGCTCCGGACGGAAATCGACAGCCTGCCGGCTGAATTGGACGAAGTCTCGCGCAAAGTACTCCAGCTGGAAATCGAACGCGAAGCGCTCAAAAAAGAAAAGGATCAGGCCAGCGCGGCCCGTTTGACGGCACTGGAAAGCGAGCTCGCCGACAAACAACGGACCGGACAGGCGCTCAAAACGCAGTGGGAATCGGAGAAGGCTTCCGTGGGACACCTGCGGAAAATCCGTGAGGCGATTGAAGCGGTGAAACTGAAGATCGAGCAGGCGGAGCGCGCCTATGATCTGAATCGCGTGGCGGAACTCCGCTATGGCGAACTCCCCCGTTTGGAGCGGGAACTGGCGGTCGAACAAACCTCGCTGGGCAAGAAGCAGCATGAGAACCGCTTGCTGAAGGAAGAAGTCGATGAGGATGAGATTGCCGCCGTCGTCAGCCGGTGGACCGGCATCCCCGTGTCACGACTGATGGAAGGCGAATCGGACAAACTGCTCAAGCTCGAAGACCTGCTGCATCAACGGGTGGTGGGGCAGGATGAAGGCGTCCGGGCGGTGGCCGATGCCGTGCTGCGCGCCAGATCCGGCATCAAGGATCCCAACCGGCCGATCGGCTCCTTTCTGTTTCTGGGCCCGACCGGCGTGGGCAAAACCGAACTCGCCCGCGCGCTGGCCTCGGTCCTCTTCGATGATGAAAACAACCTCATTCGGATCGATATGTCCGAATATATGGAGAAGCATACCGTCGCCCGCTTGATCGGGGCCCCTCCCGGCTATGTGGGCTTCGAGGAAGGCGGCCAGCTGACCGAAGCGGTGCGGCGCCGGCCCTTCTGCGTCGTGCTCTTCGATGAAATCGAAAAAGCGCACCACGATGTCTTCAACGTCCTCCTCCAGGTGCTCGATGACGGGCGCTTGACCGATTCCCAAGGCCGGACCGTCGATTTCAAGAATACGGTCCTCATCATGACCTCGAATATCGGCAGCCCGCAGATCTTGGAATCGCAACAAACCGGCGCCACCTATGAGCAGATGCGGGAGGTCGTCATGGGCGAGCTCCGGCAGCATTTCCGGCCGGAGTTTCTGAACCGGGTCGATGAGGCGGTCGTCTTCCATCCGCTGGCATCCGCCCAGCTGGTGAAGATTGTCGGGATTCAGTTGGAACGGTTGAAAGCCCGGCTTGCCGAACGCCGCATTACGCTGGCGATCTCGGCGGCGGCGCTGGCCCATTTGGGAGAACGAGGCTACGATCCGGTGTACGGCGCGCGGCCGCTGAAGCGGCTCATTCAGCAGGAACTCGAAACACCCCTGGCCCGGCTCTTGGTCAAGGGGGAATTGCGCGACGGCGATACGGCGTCCGTGGATATGAAAGAACAGGGGCTGGTCATTATCCCGACGGTGACGGCGGAGGGCTGA
- a CDS encoding ATP-binding protein, whose product MQLSIFWRLVLTCLVIIVVMAGVNLYALFQLRQLTALSTDMVLSHYPAVDAAKRLQAGLYEQLNSEKKYLATKDQTFLKNFNEEVEEFQRSLQQLRAQETVSPGVSRLQETGRLFQERLVLAHEEFSRVIEQSASGSPAYEARRDLLMDQMTASIQGYMDLHEARISAGVSESRARAAQAEAATEQLVLVALVFGLGLAGIASYSILFPLRQLQGHIKQIGQGHFGTPLQISAPPELRDLVDTVNWMGEKLQELDDMKAEFLAHVSHELRTPMASIQEGTHLLLDEIPGPLKADQRTTLLIMADSSRRLIHLISTILDLSKMEAGMMEYRIVPTELRRVADISVKKVQLLADSKHVQVFVEHPEERLWVKADTARIEQVLDNLLSNALKFSPEGSAVKIQITPDFKGGTLEVAVSDSGPGIATEDLPHIFERFYQGKNKPKHALAGSGLGLALAKKVVEAHGGRIWIESEAGKDTTVRFVLRLTKPGGAN is encoded by the coding sequence GTGCAGTTATCGATTTTCTGGCGGCTGGTTCTGACCTGCCTGGTCATCATTGTCGTGATGGCCGGCGTGAATTTGTATGCGCTGTTTCAGCTCCGGCAATTGACGGCGCTGAGCACCGATATGGTGCTGTCCCATTATCCGGCGGTCGATGCGGCAAAGCGCCTTCAAGCGGGGCTGTATGAACAGTTGAACAGCGAAAAGAAGTATCTGGCGACTAAAGACCAGACGTTTCTGAAGAATTTCAACGAAGAGGTGGAAGAGTTTCAACGAAGCCTCCAGCAGTTGCGGGCACAAGAAACCGTGTCGCCGGGGGTCTCGCGGTTGCAGGAAACCGGCCGTCTGTTTCAGGAGCGGCTGGTGCTGGCGCATGAGGAGTTTTCGCGTGTCATCGAACAGTCCGCCTCGGGGTCGCCGGCTTATGAAGCCCGCCGCGATCTCCTGATGGACCAGATGACGGCCTCCATTCAGGGCTACATGGATCTGCACGAAGCGCGCATCAGTGCGGGGGTGAGCGAGTCGCGTGCGCGCGCCGCGCAGGCCGAGGCGGCGACGGAGCAGCTGGTGCTGGTGGCCTTGGTGTTCGGTCTCGGATTGGCGGGGATTGCCAGTTACAGCATTCTCTTCCCGCTGCGCCAGCTGCAGGGCCATATCAAGCAGATCGGACAGGGCCATTTCGGCACGCCGCTTCAGATTTCCGCGCCGCCGGAATTGCGGGACCTCGTGGATACGGTGAACTGGATGGGCGAGAAGCTGCAAGAGCTGGATGATATGAAAGCGGAGTTTCTGGCGCACGTCTCGCACGAATTGCGCACGCCGATGGCGTCGATCCAGGAGGGGACGCATTTGTTGCTCGACGAAATCCCCGGCCCATTAAAGGCGGACCAGCGCACCACGCTGCTGATCATGGCGGACAGCAGCCGGCGTCTGATTCATCTGATCTCGACGATACTTGACCTCTCCAAGATGGAAGCCGGTATGATGGAGTACCGTATCGTGCCGACCGAATTGCGCCGGGTGGCCGATATTTCCGTCAAAAAGGTGCAGTTGCTGGCGGATTCCAAGCATGTGCAGGTGTTTGTCGAGCATCCGGAGGAACGGCTGTGGGTGAAGGCCGATACCGCGCGCATTGAGCAGGTGCTGGATAACCTCCTGTCCAATGCTTTGAAGTTCAGCCCGGAAGGCAGTGCCGTCAAGATTCAGATCACGCCGGACTTCAAGGGCGGCACGCTGGAGGTCGCGGTGTCGGATTCCGGTCCCGGTATTGCGACGGAAGATCTCCCGCATATTTTTGAACGGTTCTATCAGGGCAAGAATAAGCCGAAGCATGCCTTGGCCGGCAGTGGATTAGGATTGGCGCTGGCCAAAAAGGTGGTGGAGGCGCACGGGGGGCGAATTTGGATCGAGAGCGAGGCCGGGAAGGATACGACGGTGCGTTTTGTTCTGCGGCTGACCAAGCCTGGGGGAGCAAATTGA
- a CDS encoding sigma-54 dependent transcriptional regulator — MEHEHILVVDDDEGLLHLLKMRLSAMGFAVTPCTTGKAALAEAKKMMFNLAITDLRLNGENGLEVTEELLRLHPELPVIILTAHGSIPNAVEAMQRGAFGYLTKPFDDKELKATIEKALSQQRMSLEIQRLKSLVKELYGLENVVARSPAMQQLFQQVAQVADSDATILLYGETGTGKEVMARVIHTNSRRSKGPFVALNCAAIPEMLFESELFGHVRGAFTSAHGPKKGLFQSANGGTLFLDEIGEMPLSMQVKLLRAVQEREVREVGSELSTKIDVRIIAATNKDLGEAVKNGSFRNDLYYRLSVVPLFIPPLRDRRDDIPLLAQHFLKMSVKRANKDVRGFTPAALHRLMINPWAGNVRELENAIEKAVVLSRQDMITPDLLPSVSASADTPLKPLTEAKEEFERTYLKNVLQLTGGNISRAAQFAGRYRADFYKMLRKYGLHPSTTKGMAAEEEIEELEGDPKLIES, encoded by the coding sequence ATGGAGCACGAACATATTTTAGTCGTTGACGATGACGAGGGCTTGCTGCACCTCCTGAAAATGCGCCTGTCGGCCATGGGGTTTGCCGTCACGCCCTGCACGACCGGGAAGGCGGCGCTGGCAGAGGCGAAAAAAATGATGTTTAACCTCGCCATTACCGATTTGCGCCTCAATGGAGAAAACGGGCTGGAAGTGACCGAAGAGTTGCTTCGCCTTCATCCGGAACTGCCCGTGATTATCCTGACCGCGCATGGGAGCATTCCCAATGCGGTCGAGGCCATGCAGCGGGGTGCCTTCGGGTATCTCACCAAGCCGTTCGATGACAAGGAATTGAAAGCGACGATCGAGAAAGCGCTGTCCCAACAGCGCATGAGCCTGGAAATCCAGCGGCTCAAATCCCTGGTCAAGGAGCTGTACGGACTTGAAAACGTGGTGGCCCGCAGCCCCGCCATGCAGCAGCTGTTTCAGCAGGTCGCGCAAGTGGCCGATTCGGATGCGACGATTCTGCTCTATGGCGAGACTGGCACCGGCAAGGAGGTGATGGCGCGGGTCATCCACACCAATAGCCGGCGCAGCAAGGGGCCCTTTGTCGCGTTGAACTGTGCGGCCATCCCGGAAATGCTGTTTGAAAGTGAGTTGTTTGGACATGTCCGCGGCGCCTTCACCAGCGCGCATGGCCCGAAGAAAGGGCTTTTTCAAAGCGCGAACGGCGGCACGCTGTTTCTTGACGAAATCGGGGAGATGCCGCTCTCGATGCAGGTGAAATTGCTGCGCGCCGTGCAGGAGCGGGAGGTGCGCGAGGTGGGGTCCGAACTTTCCACAAAGATCGACGTCCGCATCATTGCCGCCACCAATAAAGATCTTGGGGAAGCGGTCAAGAACGGCAGCTTCCGAAACGATTTGTACTACCGTCTTTCGGTGGTCCCGCTGTTCATTCCACCGCTTCGCGACCGGCGTGATGACATTCCGCTCTTGGCGCAGCATTTTCTGAAGATGAGCGTCAAGCGGGCCAATAAGGATGTGCGCGGGTTTACTCCTGCGGCGCTCCACCGGCTGATGATCAATCCCTGGGCCGGCAATGTTCGAGAGCTGGAGAATGCCATCGAAAAAGCCGTCGTGCTGTCCCGTCAGGACATGATTACGCCGGATCTGCTCCCGTCGGTGAGCGCGTCCGCTGACACGCCGTTGAAGCCGCTCACGGAGGCGAAAGAGGAATTTGAGCGCACCTACCTCAAGAACGTCTTGCAGCTGACGGGGGGGAATATCTCGCGGGCGGCTCAGTTTGCGGGCCGGTATCGGGCGGATTTCTATAAAATGCTGCGAAAATATGGCCTGCACCCATCGACGACCAAAGGGATGGCGGCCGAGGAAGAAATAGAGGAGCTAGAGGGGGATCCGAAGCTCATTGAGTCTTAA